A genomic stretch from Telopea speciosissima isolate NSW1024214 ecotype Mountain lineage chromosome 7, Tspe_v1, whole genome shotgun sequence includes:
- the LOC122668940 gene encoding uncharacterized protein At2g29880-like, translating to MDPNSSQIRNGNTKEKAKNLMWTNEMDRCLTKALVLQVKKGNKIDKSLTSSAYAAAVAVLNEKFALDLNKEHIRNRLKTWKKQYGVLKELLAQSEFQWDERQKMVVANDSVWNEYIKANPDSKASRPSFLENYNDWCMILGDYQPTVSSYRTKVEVDVDLPIDDEHVENADVVQICNGSLKEKGKNMMWTIEMDHCLTKTLVDLVRQSKRKDKVLNNAVYAASAATLNENFGLDLMGDHVRNRLKTWKKRYGVLKELLSQSGFEWDETQKMVVANDSVWNDYVKEHPDARAIRGKIIENYDELCIIFSNDQASGSHSRNGVDSEEHVEAADQFMSVYNDINPGDVGDGMEESSQQTGSQPASSSRSKRPLKRKRANNMMLETMSAMAANIGRIADALGQNSKTVNLDELFDVVQKIPGFDDDLIIEACEYLSVNEKKAMMFLKLDDRLRRIWLLKRLHGHHSG from the exons ATGGATCCTAATTCATCCCAGATTCGGAATGGGAAcacaaaagagaaagcaaaaAACTTGATGTGGACGAATGAAATGGACCGTTGCCTCACAAAGGCTCTTGTACTGCAAGtgaaaaagggaaacaaaattGATAAAAGCTTGACATCCTCTGCATATGCAGCTGCCGTCGCGGTTTTAAATGAAAAATTTGCACTTGACTTGAACAAAGAGCATATTAGAAATCGGCTCAAAACATGGAAGAAGCAATATGGTGTATTAAAGGAGCTACTTGCTCAAAGTGAGTTTCAGTGGGATGAGAGACAAAAAATGGTTGTTGCAAATGATTCTGTATGGAATGAATACATCAAG GCAAATCCTGATTCCAAGGCTTCCCGGCCCAGTTTCTTAGAAAATTATAATGATTGGTGTATGATATTGGGTGATTATCAGCCAACTGTGAGCTCTTACAGGACCAAAGTTGAAGTTGATGTGGACTTGCCTATCGATGATGAGCATGTAGAGAATGCTGATGTGGTTCAGATTTGCAATGGCAGCTTAAAAGAGAAGGGTAAAAACATGATGTGGACAATTGAAATGGACCATTGCCTCACGAAGACTCTTGTAGATTTAGTAAGACAGAGTAAAAGAAAGGACAAAGTTTTGAATAATGCAGTGTATGCAGCATCTGCTGCCactttaaatgaaaattttgggcTTGACTTGATGGGAGACCATGTAAGGAATCGGCTTAAAACCTGGAAGAAACGGTATGGGGTTCTGAAGGAACTTCTTTCTCAGAGTGGGTTTGAGTGGGATGAGACACAAAAGATGGTTGTCGCGAATGATTCTGTATGGAATGACTACGTCAAG GAACACCCGGATGCGAGGGCTATCCGAGGGAAAATCATTGAGAACTATGATGAGTTATGTATTATCTTTAGCAATGATCAGGCATCCGGAAGTCATTCCAGAAATGGAGTTGACAGTGAAGAACATGTTGAAGCTGCAGATCAATTTATGTCGGTGTATAATGATATCAACCCTGGTGATGTAGGGGATGGCATGGAGGAGTCATCCCAGCAGACTGGATCGCAACCTGCTTCATCATCACGCTCCAAAAGGCCCTTAAAGAGAAAACGTGCCAACAATATGATGTTGGAAACCATGAGTGCTATGGCTGCAAATATTGGAAGGATAGCGGATGCACTGGGCCAAAATAGCAAAACGGTGAACTTGGACGAATTGTTTGATGTGGTTCAGAAGATTCCAGGTTTTGATGACGATCTTATTATTGAAGCCTGTGAATATCTCTCCGTTAACGAGAAGAAGGCTATGATGTTCTTAAAGCTAGATGACAGGTTAAGAAGAATATGGTTGTTAAAACGATTACATGGTCACCACAGTGGCTAG
- the LOC122668331 gene encoding cytosolic sulfotransferase 15-like codes for MASFVVRWLGSRSDTGQKGWRTAHIYQYQGFWVAAKLIESIIDIQRNFQPLNTDILLVTTPKSGTVWLKALAFAIVNRNRYPLISQNPLLNTNPHDLVPFLEYGVFINNQIPYISTLPSPRLYASHIPYTSLPESIKNTTDCRIVYLCRNPKDMFVSLLHFMGKLRPENLGPLLLEQAFESFCMGAYEFGPYWDHMLGFWKESLEKPEKVLFLKYEELKEDTNLNLKRIAQFLGCPFTVKEDEDGVVDEILEMSSFESLKNLEVNKTGKLMARGDNAVFFRKGKVGDWVNQLSPEMAEQLDKLTEEKLCGSGLSF; via the exons ATGGCGAGCTTTGTAGTCCGCTGGCTTGGAAGCCGAAGTGATACTGGA CAAAAGGGTTGGCGAACTGCTCATATCTATCAATACCAAGGCTTCTGGGTTGCAGCAAAACTAATTGAATCAATTATAGACATTCAGAGAAATTTCCAACCACTCAACACTGATATCTTGCTTGTCACCACCCCAAAATCAGGTACAGTATGGTTGAAGGCCCTTGCTTTTGCAATTGTGAACCGCAATCGTTACCCATTAATCTCTCAAAATCCCTTGCTTAATACCAATCCTCATGATTTGGTTCCCTTCTTAGAATATGGGGTTTTCATTAATAACCAAATTCCCTATATATCGACCCTTCCATCTCCCAGGCTTTATGCTTCACATATTCCTTACACTTCCTTACCAGAGTCCATTAAGAACACTACTGATTGTCGAATTGTCTATCTCTGTCGAAACCCAAAAGACATGTTTGTTTCACTCTTGCATTTCATGGGTAAGCTTAGACCTGAAAACCTAGGGCCACTCTTACTAGAACAAGCTTTTGAGTCATTCTGCATGGGAGCCTATGAATTTGGACCTTATTGGGATCatatgttagggttttggaaggAAAGTTTAGAAAAGCCTGAGAAGGTATTGTTTCTGAAGTATGAAGAACTGAAAGAGGATACCAATTTAAATTTAAAGAGGATAGCACAGTTCTTGGGGTGTCCTTTTACTGTGAAGGAAGACGAAGATGGTGTGGTGGATGAAATTTTAGAGATGAGTAGTTTTGAAAGCTTAAAGAATTTGGAGGTGAACAAGACTGGAAAATTAATGGCAAGAGGAGATAATGCAGTCTTTTTCAGGAAAGGTAAGGTTGGAGACTGGGTGAATCAATTGAGTCCAGAGATGGCAGAGCAGTTAGATAAGTTAACTGAAGAGAAGCTTTGTGGTTCGGGTCTGTCATTTTGA